A genomic stretch from Bacillus sp. N1-1 includes:
- a CDS encoding ABC transporter ATP-binding protein, producing MSSNKKPSKRKRPDDLKGTVARIWRYLSIQKGWLFLVIVMVVFSSGFSLLGPYLTSVAIDNYLVPGELKGLPFILGLLVAVYVLQSAATFFQNFWMIGIAQKTVYRMRKDLFHHLHRLPIPFFDKKTHGELMSRLTNDIENVSRTLNSSVIQIFSSVLTLIGTVGLMLWLSPLLTLITFTIIPLMFLGMKWITNRTGHYFKEQQRNLGEMNSVIEETLSGQQIIKSFSQEKRVLTQLDEKNEALRTSGFWAMTYSGFIPKLMNVLNNVSFLLIAAAGGFLSLKGLVSIGVIVAFIQYSRLFTRPLNDLANQFNTILSAVAGAERVFHILDEKEERPDEGNAVSLQQVKGKVAFRNVSFGYEKDGATLTNISFEAKPGESVAIIGPTGAGKTTIVNLLMRFYELNGGTIEVDDHDVTKVKRESLRQNMGFVLQDTFLFNGTVRENIRYGRLDATDEEVEEAARVANAHTFISKLSEGYDTVLNQDGGGISFGQRQLLSIARAVLADPAILILDEATSSIDTRTEIQIQKALWSLMEGRTSFIIAHRLNTIQRADQIIALDQGKIIEKGTHEQLLEQKGYLWGQVGT from the coding sequence ATGAGCTCAAACAAAAAACCCTCTAAACGAAAACGACCGGATGATTTGAAGGGAACGGTTGCGCGAATTTGGCGCTATTTATCCATCCAAAAAGGCTGGCTTTTTCTTGTTATTGTGATGGTTGTGTTTAGTTCAGGATTTAGTTTGCTTGGTCCTTATTTAACAAGCGTAGCCATAGATAACTATCTTGTGCCAGGAGAGTTAAAAGGTCTGCCGTTTATTCTTGGTCTGCTTGTCGCCGTCTATGTGTTGCAATCAGCAGCAACCTTTTTCCAGAACTTCTGGATGATCGGTATTGCTCAGAAAACGGTTTATCGCATGAGAAAAGATTTGTTTCATCATCTTCACCGCCTGCCCATTCCTTTTTTTGATAAGAAAACGCACGGTGAACTTATGAGCCGACTAACAAACGATATTGAAAATGTTAGTCGTACGTTAAATAGTTCGGTCATCCAGATCTTCTCAAGTGTCCTTACTCTGATTGGTACAGTAGGGCTGATGTTATGGTTAAGTCCGCTTTTAACGTTGATTACGTTCACGATCATTCCCCTTATGTTTCTTGGAATGAAGTGGATTACGAATCGAACCGGGCATTATTTTAAAGAACAGCAGCGAAACCTTGGCGAAATGAATAGCGTCATTGAGGAGACGCTATCAGGACAGCAAATTATTAAATCTTTTTCTCAAGAAAAGCGTGTCTTAACGCAATTGGATGAAAAAAATGAAGCGCTACGAACGTCGGGGTTCTGGGCAATGACGTATTCAGGATTTATTCCGAAATTGATGAACGTATTGAATAATGTCAGTTTCTTACTTATCGCAGCAGCTGGAGGATTTCTGTCACTTAAAGGTTTGGTTTCAATCGGTGTCATTGTAGCGTTTATTCAGTATTCGCGTCTTTTCACAAGACCGCTGAATGATCTGGCAAACCAATTTAATACGATATTATCTGCTGTAGCTGGTGCGGAACGCGTCTTTCATATTTTGGATGAGAAAGAAGAGCGTCCAGATGAAGGAAATGCGGTGTCACTCCAACAGGTGAAAGGGAAAGTGGCGTTTCGGAACGTTTCTTTTGGTTATGAAAAAGACGGTGCGACGCTTACGAACATTTCGTTTGAAGCAAAACCAGGTGAATCGGTTGCGATTATTGGACCAACAGGAGCAGGGAAAACAACAATCGTGAACCTGCTCATGCGCTTCTACGAACTGAATGGGGGCACAATCGAAGTCGATGATCACGACGTTACGAAAGTTAAAAGAGAAAGCCTGAGACAAAACATGGGTTTTGTTCTTCAAGATACCTTTTTGTTTAATGGAACCGTTCGTGAAAACATTCGCTATGGACGTCTGGATGCAACGGATGAAGAAGTAGAAGAAGCGGCGCGAGTAGCAAATGCGCACACATTTATTTCGAAATTATCAGAAGGATATGATACGGTCCTGAATCAAGACGGGGGAGGGATTAGTTTCGGTCAAAGACAACTTCTTTCCATCGCAAGAGCGGTGCTTGCCGATCCTGCGATTTTGATCCTCGACGAAGCAACAAGCAGCATTGATACGCGAACGGAAATTCAAATCCAAAAAGCGCTCTGGTCGTTAATGGAAGGTAGAACGAGCTTTATTATCGCCCACCGTTTAAATACGATCCAACGAGCCGATCAAATTATCGCCCTCGATCAAGGGAAGATTATTGAAAAAGGCACGCATGAACAATTATTAGAGCAAAAAGGTTATTTGTGGGGTCAGGTCGGCACCTGA
- a CDS encoding ABC transporter ATP-binding protein: MRKVVTFIKPYKVAAIVAALLMLVELAVELWLPLFMADIIDNGIAKENLSVITELGIWMIVLTVISFVASIINTYLASYVSQHFGFDLRKALFEKVQSFAFADFNRFPTSSLLTRLTNDVNQVQLVVFMGLRIMVRAPLLVVGGVVMAFVVDVQLALLLTAAIPLVIVFLYFVMKKGVPLFSSVQEKLDRVNGVMRENLVGVRLIKAYLRSKHEQKRFKKVNENLMSQTVTSLRLIELATPVLLILMNVAIVAVLWFGGVKVVAGTAQVGEISAIITYGTRITVALTMFSFILMLLSRARASAHRMQEVLQTETYVEKESGVKPAALEKLEFQHVSFRYPNSEEDVLRDLSFTAEKGQLIGVMGATGSGKSSMIQLIPRLYEPTEGNVMFNGVNETAIHLDELRSRIGVVPQEVVLFSGTIGDNIRWGKEDASREEVETAAKAAQIHSFILTLPNQYDTVLGQKGINLSGGQKQRLSIARALIRNPEILILDDSTSALDLNTEAQLQQALKHQESMILLIAQKISSIKEADKIILLEDGAIIGEGTHDQLLEKNAVYREIYVSQYGEEAAHELKQKTL; this comes from the coding sequence ATGCGAAAAGTAGTAACCTTTATTAAACCTTACAAAGTGGCGGCGATTGTAGCGGCCCTTTTAATGCTTGTTGAATTGGCCGTTGAGCTCTGGTTGCCACTGTTCATGGCAGATATTATTGATAACGGAATTGCAAAGGAAAACCTCAGTGTGATTACTGAATTAGGGATTTGGATGATCGTTCTAACGGTTATTTCTTTCGTTGCTTCGATTATTAACACCTATCTTGCTTCTTACGTCAGTCAGCATTTCGGATTTGATTTACGAAAAGCGCTTTTTGAAAAAGTACAGTCGTTTGCTTTTGCAGACTTTAATCGTTTTCCAACTTCATCCCTGTTAACGAGGCTAACGAACGATGTAAATCAGGTGCAACTTGTCGTTTTTATGGGCCTTCGAATCATGGTACGTGCCCCATTGCTTGTTGTTGGTGGTGTCGTTATGGCTTTTGTTGTGGATGTTCAGCTGGCTCTTCTATTAACCGCTGCGATTCCACTCGTCATTGTCTTTCTTTATTTTGTCATGAAAAAAGGCGTTCCACTTTTTAGCTCTGTTCAAGAGAAGTTAGACCGAGTCAACGGGGTGATGAGGGAGAACTTAGTTGGCGTTAGACTCATTAAAGCCTACCTTAGAAGTAAACACGAACAAAAAAGGTTTAAAAAGGTAAATGAAAACCTTATGAGTCAAACCGTTACGTCTCTTCGTTTAATTGAACTTGCTACGCCAGTTCTTCTAATTTTGATGAACGTAGCGATTGTTGCTGTGCTCTGGTTTGGCGGCGTGAAAGTTGTTGCTGGTACAGCGCAGGTTGGTGAAATTTCAGCCATCATTACATATGGTACGCGGATTACGGTGGCGCTTACGATGTTTTCATTTATTCTTATGCTTCTTTCACGAGCAAGAGCTTCTGCTCATCGGATGCAGGAAGTGTTGCAGACAGAGACGTATGTTGAAAAAGAATCAGGAGTTAAGCCAGCCGCATTAGAAAAGCTTGAATTTCAGCATGTGAGCTTCCGCTATCCTAATTCAGAAGAAGATGTTCTCAGAGATCTTAGTTTCACAGCAGAAAAAGGTCAGCTGATTGGGGTCATGGGGGCCACGGGATCTGGAAAATCTTCGATGATTCAGCTTATTCCAAGGTTGTATGAACCGACAGAAGGAAACGTTATGTTCAATGGTGTTAACGAAACGGCCATTCACCTGGATGAACTCAGAAGTCGAATCGGCGTTGTCCCGCAGGAAGTGGTTCTTTTTAGTGGAACCATTGGTGATAATATTCGCTGGGGAAAAGAGGATGCAAGCAGAGAAGAAGTGGAAACAGCGGCTAAAGCGGCTCAAATTCATTCTTTTATTCTGACGCTTCCAAATCAGTACGATACGGTTCTAGGACAAAAAGGAATCAACCTTTCTGGAGGCCAGAAGCAACGGTTATCCATCGCTAGAGCTCTGATCCGAAATCCGGAAATATTGATTCTTGATGACAGTACTAGTGCCCTTGATCTTAATACTGAGGCACAGTTGCAACAAGCATTAAAGCATCAGGAAAGTATGATTTTATTAATTGCTCAGAAAATCAGTTCGATTAAAGAAGCAGATAAGATTATCCTTCTCGAGGATGGAGCGATTATCGGAGAAGGAACTCATGATCAACTTCTTGAAAAAAATGCGGTTTATCGCGAGATCTACGTTTCTCAGTACGGAGAGGAGGCGGCCCATGAGCTCAAACAAAAAACCCTCTAA
- the manA gene encoding mannose-6-phosphate isomerase, class I, whose protein sequence is MYQNEPLFLTPEFKDRLWGGTKLRDVFGYTIPTETTGECWGISAHQNGASEVRNGPLAGKKLNEVWDSHRELFGHEEGDHFPLLVKILDADQDLSVQVHPDDSYAREVEGEAYGKTECWYIIDCDPGSELIFGHHAQSKESFKEMIAAGDWDNLLRRVPIEPGEFYFVPSGTIHAIGSGTMILETQQSSDTTYRVYDYDRTDANGNTRELHIERSIDVSTIPHEDPPFSPVVTEKDGLKQVELVSSEYFTVYKWELDGEYSLQGDHAYLLVSVLSGEGVIASSESSHAVKQGDHLIIPATMKACKLEGDLEMIVSKSEKA, encoded by the coding sequence ATGTATCAAAACGAACCACTTTTTCTAACACCCGAATTTAAGGATCGTCTTTGGGGTGGAACGAAGCTACGAGATGTTTTTGGGTATACGATTCCAACTGAAACGACTGGTGAATGCTGGGGGATTTCAGCTCACCAAAATGGCGCAAGTGAGGTGCGTAATGGTCCGCTTGCTGGAAAGAAATTAAATGAAGTTTGGGATAGTCATCGTGAACTATTTGGCCATGAAGAGGGCGATCACTTTCCACTTTTAGTTAAAATTCTTGATGCTGATCAGGATCTTTCGGTTCAAGTTCACCCTGATGATTCGTATGCGAGAGAAGTAGAGGGAGAGGCTTACGGAAAAACAGAATGCTGGTATATTATTGATTGTGACCCTGGCTCCGAATTAATCTTTGGCCATCACGCTCAGTCAAAAGAATCTTTCAAAGAGATGATTGCGGCTGGGGATTGGGATAACTTGCTACGCCGCGTTCCAATTGAACCAGGTGAATTTTATTTTGTACCAAGTGGAACGATTCATGCCATCGGTTCAGGGACGATGATTCTTGAAACGCAGCAAAGTTCAGATACAACGTACCGCGTCTATGATTATGATCGAACCGACGCTAATGGAAATACACGAGAGCTTCATATTGAACGTTCGATTGATGTATCGACGATCCCACATGAAGATCCACCGTTTTCACCTGTTGTAACAGAAAAAGATGGATTGAAGCAGGTAGAGCTTGTATCTTCGGAATATTTCACCGTATATAAGTGGGAGCTTGATGGAGAGTATTCTCTTCAAGGAGACCACGCTTATTTGCTTGTAAGTGTGCTAAGTGGAGAAGGCGTGATTGCATCTAGCGAATCTTCTCATGCTGTAAAGCAGGGCGATCATCTGATCATCCCGGCAACCATGAAAGCATGCAAATTAGAAGGTGATCTTGAAATGATCGTTTCAAAAAGCGAAAAAGCATAG
- a CDS encoding ROK family protein: MENVYIGVDLGGTNLRVGIVDENGRILQVKQIPTEAEQGYESIIERMTNLIKEVKKAYSAVSIGIGSPGPLNPFDGLVVSPPNLPGWKDVPITAMIEEAIGIPTYLVNDADAAALGEALYGGGKGRESTFYITVSTGVGGGYVQNNRLMQGEHGYSAEIGNMIIQPGGQKHANMNAGSLEALASGTSIAREGKARLGKTLGAEDVFHLAKEENEEALAIIDEAVDALAVGIANLVHTVDPSIFILGGGVMQAKDMILPMLRKKVDAYVYEGLRGKIAIEPVQLHDKAGIIGAAMHGRQKFDDEKLKKE; encoded by the coding sequence ATGGAAAACGTGTATATCGGAGTAGACCTTGGGGGGACAAATCTTCGCGTGGGTATTGTCGATGAAAATGGACGAATTCTGCAAGTGAAACAAATACCGACAGAAGCCGAACAGGGTTACGAATCGATTATTGAGCGAATGACTAATTTAATAAAAGAAGTGAAAAAAGCGTATTCAGCGGTTTCCATTGGGATTGGTTCACCAGGACCTTTAAATCCATTTGATGGCCTCGTGGTGTCCCCACCTAATCTCCCTGGATGGAAGGATGTGCCGATTACCGCAATGATTGAAGAAGCAATCGGCATCCCGACGTACCTGGTCAATGACGCTGATGCCGCTGCGCTAGGTGAAGCATTATATGGCGGGGGAAAGGGTCGAGAAAGCACTTTTTACATAACAGTTAGCACAGGCGTTGGTGGCGGTTACGTGCAAAATAATCGTCTGATGCAAGGCGAACATGGCTATAGTGCGGAGATTGGTAATATGATTATCCAGCCTGGTGGTCAGAAGCATGCGAATATGAATGCTGGATCTCTTGAAGCGCTTGCTTCAGGTACATCGATTGCGAGAGAAGGAAAGGCGCGACTTGGCAAAACTTTAGGAGCAGAAGATGTGTTTCACCTTGCTAAAGAAGAAAATGAGGAAGCGCTCGCGATTATTGATGAAGCAGTGGATGCACTTGCGGTTGGGATTGCTAATCTTGTTCATACTGTCGATCCGTCTATCTTTATTCTCGGCGGCGGCGTGATGCAGGCAAAAGACATGATTTTGCCGATGTTACGAAAAAAAGTCGATGCCTATGTGTATGAAGGACTTCGTGGGAAAATTGCGATCGAACCCGTTCAGCTCCATGATAAAGCTGGCATTATTGGGGCGGCGATGCATGGACGGCAAAAATTTGATGATGAGAAACTGAAAAAAGAGTAG
- a CDS encoding DUF5317 domain-containing protein — MVFDGILLAILVGYLRKGSLKGFAYLSFRAGWIFPLLLVIEVLIFSFQSTYAWIGKLSAPLFMLIYIVGLTFLWLNRKMNIGIMILFIGVLLNFIVMALNGGRMPVSLEAANILDPAYAEAIKNGLYGKHAVLTDRTALWFLGDVIPITDPYPKDQVISIGDIIMNIGIFIFIQRVMVKTKHPETLIQTPAPHKGT, encoded by the coding sequence ATGGTTTTTGACGGCATTTTACTAGCAATTCTTGTCGGATACTTAAGAAAAGGAAGTTTAAAAGGCTTTGCTTATCTCTCATTTCGAGCTGGATGGATCTTTCCACTGCTGCTTGTCATTGAGGTGCTTATCTTTTCCTTTCAATCTACTTACGCATGGATAGGAAAACTAAGCGCACCGCTATTTATGCTGATTTACATCGTCGGATTAACATTTCTTTGGTTAAATCGAAAAATGAACATTGGGATCATGATTCTTTTCATCGGTGTTCTCTTAAATTTTATCGTAATGGCTCTAAATGGAGGCAGAATGCCTGTATCTCTCGAAGCAGCGAATATTCTTGATCCTGCATACGCAGAAGCCATCAAAAATGGACTTTATGGAAAACATGCTGTGTTGACCGATCGCACTGCCCTCTGGTTTCTCGGTGACGTAATTCCAATTACGGACCCTTATCCAAAAGATCAGGTGATTAGTATTGGTGACATAATCATGAATATTGGTATTTTTATTTTCATCCAGCGCGTTATGGTTAAGACCAAACATCCAGAAACCCTCATACAAACGCCAGCGCCTCACAAAGGTACTTGA
- a CDS encoding diguanylate cyclase, giving the protein MKGIFQKFTNVVSVYLALTTIAGSSIFLTQYLLTFHQINWSLAFTFVAAILLLNHYTILLPPSGNSLSMDSAIYLAVLFVFDLHMTLTLLLVTSIIYALYNKKVVLWKHLFNFAIYSSMIIGAYEVFILSGGSIGALTFFNVASYMFSLVVYFSLNVLLIGVFFLLSASENLYQIVQGMLKETISSYFITLGLSLILVLLMQQQIILGMLLFLSVAVVLSVSFKQYFELYQEVSQKADIDHLTELYNHGYFKSLLEDEIKTAKATGQPLSIGLIDLDDFKKYNDQHGHLQGDRLLKHFGAELKRNAKDVFTAARYGGEEFALLMPGKTEREAYHVINHLRKEVNDHYFEGVEVLPHGCLSFSAGVIQYNRDMYDSSEVLEKADQAMYFSKTKGKNNVCIYDANHVLSKTFYNHKEMELLEQQLKIFLSKDVYTYKHSKRVYEYAIEFSNHLNLNANDQKTLVMGALIHDIGKLEIPRDVINKKGKLTKEEWEMVQKHVTWGREIVSTNRELHDLLPLVELHHERFDGKGYPYGLSGEELPKLVRMLTIIDSFDAMTTERPYQKTKSISEAIDELEKCAGTQFDPELVLEFIKVIKENPAFNENQIQITI; this is encoded by the coding sequence ATGAAGGGCATCTTTCAGAAATTCACTAATGTGGTAAGTGTATATCTTGCACTCACAACAATCGCAGGAAGTTCTATTTTCCTTACTCAGTACTTACTGACATTTCATCAAATTAACTGGAGTCTGGCCTTCACGTTCGTAGCGGCAATCCTGTTATTGAATCACTATACAATCCTATTGCCACCAAGCGGGAACTCGCTATCAATGGATTCAGCGATTTATCTGGCAGTCCTATTTGTATTTGATCTCCATATGACGCTAACTCTTTTGCTTGTAACCTCGATCATCTATGCTCTGTATAACAAAAAAGTTGTCTTGTGGAAACATTTATTTAACTTTGCAATTTATAGCTCCATGATCATCGGTGCATATGAAGTTTTTATTCTCTCCGGTGGATCAATCGGCGCGCTAACGTTCTTCAACGTTGCCTCTTATATGTTTTCTCTAGTCGTCTACTTTAGTTTAAATGTGCTTTTAATAGGGGTTTTCTTCCTTTTATCCGCATCTGAAAACTTATATCAAATTGTGCAAGGTATGTTGAAAGAAACGATATCAAGTTATTTCATTACGCTTGGTCTTTCCTTAATTCTCGTTTTATTAATGCAACAACAAATCATTCTTGGCATGCTATTGTTTTTATCTGTAGCTGTAGTGCTATCCGTTTCTTTTAAACAGTATTTTGAACTTTATCAAGAAGTTTCACAGAAAGCGGACATTGATCATCTCACGGAGCTATACAATCACGGTTATTTCAAATCGCTTTTAGAGGATGAAATAAAAACCGCAAAAGCCACAGGACAACCTTTATCAATCGGTTTAATCGATCTTGATGACTTCAAAAAATACAATGATCAGCACGGTCATTTACAGGGCGACAGGCTTTTAAAACACTTCGGTGCCGAACTAAAAAGGAATGCGAAAGATGTGTTTACAGCCGCTCGATATGGTGGAGAAGAATTTGCACTATTAATGCCGGGAAAAACAGAGCGGGAAGCGTATCACGTCATCAACCATCTTCGGAAAGAAGTAAACGACCATTATTTTGAAGGTGTTGAAGTGCTTCCACACGGCTGTTTATCTTTCTCAGCGGGCGTTATTCAATACAATCGGGACATGTATGATTCGTCAGAAGTACTTGAGAAAGCTGACCAAGCGATGTATTTTTCCAAAACAAAAGGAAAGAACAACGTTTGTATTTATGATGCGAATCACGTTCTTTCCAAAACGTTTTACAACCATAAAGAAATGGAACTTCTAGAGCAACAATTAAAAATTTTTCTATCCAAAGATGTCTATACGTACAAACATAGTAAACGAGTTTATGAGTATGCAATTGAGTTCAGCAACCATTTAAATTTGAATGCAAATGATCAGAAAACCCTTGTAATGGGCGCCTTAATTCACGATATCGGGAAACTTGAAATTCCGCGAGATGTTATCAACAAAAAAGGCAAGCTGACGAAAGAAGAATGGGAAATGGTTCAAAAGCACGTTACATGGGGCAGAGAAATTGTATCGACAAATCGGGAACTCCACGACCTACTCCCTCTCGTCGAACTCCACCATGAACGTTTTGATGGAAAAGGTTATCCTTATGGGCTCAGCGGTGAAGAACTTCCAAAACTTGTACGCATGTTAACGATTATTGATTCGTTTGATGCCATGACAACGGAACGCCCCTACCAAAAAACAAAATCGATCAGCGAAGCGATCGATGAGCTAGAGAAATGTGCGGGTACCCAGTTTGATCCCGAACTCGTCCTTGAATTTATCAAAGTCATTAAAGAAAATCCTGCTTTTAATGAAAATCAGATTCAAATTACGATTTAA
- a CDS encoding TIGR04104 family putative zinc finger protein, producing the protein MATCQQCQTEWTWKETFRAVIHFKKYNVCPYCGSKQYPTRRTRNNLAVIPSIVAFLWLPMLAFGFPLSIIFPFELATALASICILPFFYRVTDRNEPMW; encoded by the coding sequence ATGGCTACCTGTCAACAATGTCAGACAGAATGGACGTGGAAAGAAACCTTTCGCGCGGTGATTCATTTTAAAAAATACAACGTTTGTCCATATTGCGGTAGTAAGCAGTACCCTACGCGACGGACGAGGAATAATCTGGCCGTGATTCCGAGTATTGTCGCCTTTCTCTGGCTACCGATGCTTGCCTTTGGTTTCCCACTTTCCATTATTTTTCCGTTTGAACTCGCGACGGCTCTCGCTTCAATCTGCATTTTACCATTTTTTTATCGTGTGACCGATCGTAACGAGCCGATGTGGTAA
- a CDS encoding pyroglutamyl-peptidase I: protein MKPLLLTGFEPFLEHRHNPTEQIVMELDEETIGGFEIISRVLPVDYERAAEMLIGYVEQCEPFAVIMLGLAADRTKITPERIAINVNDSAEDNAGHAPEDQPIVEGGPAAYFSTLPVKKMTDALLQNGIPAEISNTAGTYLCNNVMYSVLYALEQRNLSIPAGFVHVPPTFEMTLHHSAHTGFPFTSIRDAIKIMIHTLSDLEGNAHEYSKS, encoded by the coding sequence GTGAAGCCTTTATTGTTAACTGGATTTGAACCTTTTCTTGAGCATCGTCATAATCCAACCGAGCAGATCGTCATGGAACTGGATGAAGAAACGATTGGTGGGTTTGAAATTATTTCGCGGGTGTTGCCTGTTGATTATGAACGAGCGGCAGAAATGCTCATTGGATATGTTGAACAGTGTGAGCCGTTTGCGGTCATTATGCTTGGACTCGCTGCCGATCGAACAAAAATAACGCCAGAGCGCATTGCGATTAACGTGAATGACAGTGCAGAGGATAACGCGGGACATGCCCCTGAAGACCAACCGATTGTTGAAGGAGGACCAGCCGCTTATTTTTCCACGCTGCCCGTTAAGAAAATGACAGATGCGCTTTTACAAAACGGTATTCCAGCAGAAATCTCCAATACGGCTGGAACTTACCTCTGCAATAACGTCATGTATAGCGTGCTTTATGCTCTTGAACAAAGGAATCTCTCTATTCCTGCAGGCTTCGTTCACGTGCCGCCAACTTTTGAGATGACGCTTCATCATTCAGCACATACTGGTTTTCCATTTACGAGTATTCGAGATGCTATTAAGATTATGATTCATACTCTTTCCGATTTAGAAGGAAACGCACATGAGTATTCTAAAAGCTGA